From Xiphophorus hellerii strain 12219 chromosome 6, Xiphophorus_hellerii-4.1, whole genome shotgun sequence, the proteins below share one genomic window:
- the LOC116722024 gene encoding rho GTPase-activating protein 29-like isoform X1 yields the protein MLRKSSSSSSTTSSIGGGTGTKQVQELPLPASKPQESVSPRSTKTWTMGRSTKNPSSLSNMGLPTRLMGAPGVDSDYFLQLVNDVRWFADVLLNLKDAFQHKDNLEGLPELVQERLAELLRVLKTVIGKHRTLNSADILGAAGTVIAKVKGINFKEVNSENKQAIFSEIHTSIDTLAFTFGNVVSDFLMGDVDSSSGLGIPQTRRSRSFDNVSVDPEGYVPGSRDLVGPGVSLSKEEEVDLALQKNESGVESALLYAKTLSKYIKDLLGCMEKRLAMDIEYAKSYAKMAESATTLTSQQDYMPLSDIYASTFKNEIEYNQLLIQTSLALQSNKFIQPLQARKNELDKLRKDIKEQWQREQKKMQEVDTTLRKARALNDQRKEEYRKAQSSTNRSQEEQSSTGNKQLEKKRKLEEEAMQKAEEAQYHFQSCRADAGVKRMDLANTKSTILTQIREMIFQCDLTLKAVSVNWFQMQQVQTVSLPTHFQALSENAKLYEPGGCYANFVRNLPKNLPKEHLQPDSFSENFRSGFTKRSQGSTHSSHGNLSQGSITSCDVLSGDDVDHSLHRPSKISERRSNSSTDIPALRSQAPLRAWTSSSQGGMCSDSESAGGSSESRSMDSPTASPGDFKRRLPRTPSTGTMSSADDLDDREPLSPFDNGLVEMVTETLGSPGPFRNTQMSKAAQTHKLRKLRAPSKCRECDSLVVFHGAECEECSLACHKKCLETLPIQCGHKKLQGRLQLFGIDFAQAAKNCPDGIPFIIKKCTTEIESRALNIKGIYRVNGAKSRVEKLCQAFENGKDLVELSELSPHDISNVLKLYLRQLPEPLIQYRFYNNLIGLAKECQRVIAEEADKPPSSQAGEKGAPSAQMSRVLLKVKDLLRQLPTTNYRTLRYLITHLNRVSKQADENKMNASNLGIIFGPTLVKPRQIDAEVSLSSLVDYPCQALMVEMMVRHFHMIFDATTPPGSEITTTSAQASPRLTPQEKVRQLSRHSTSLTDIKESAKVYKRYSSVIPSSHILDEVHEVQAGKDQSDSSAAEKLNGLHTSSGREVQRSTLALNRPSSSLSYHTNTLPTKVQLRNQVVRHVSRPISMPLERLLTPAQIAERNNRNKTDVVDGISAQRDTETIQEIPEPERARQSGSSRISTYYITPFIDTQTMQRRTWDKKYKHYDMTSRTAMIVANLPPTSSGLQPMKATLPITVGAAATASSVVTTTSSVSTMFSSSPSMLPVKSVWSSKSEKDAESSASGSPKVSLTLRAPRTLQPPPGTFYIPPVSSSSRSRTLSSWTTTTATSALLTSINTSPGASPSTPPVKTHHQTQDSTDSAIDPGVSTSPTLSPPQSPSPSSPDDLSPTGTKPIYQRLQLLQENEHREAHFV from the exons ACAACCTGGAGGGTCTTCCGGAGTTGGTGCAGGAGCGCTTGGCAGAGCTGCTCCGTGTTCTCAAGACCGTCATCGGCAAACACCGGACCCTGAACTCAGCAGACATCCTCGGAGCTGCTGGCACAGTTATTGCGAAAGTCAAAg GCATTAACTTCAAGGAAGTGAATTCAGAAAACAAGCAGGCTATATTCAGCGAGATACACACATCCATTGACACTTTGGCATTCACATTCGGCAATGT AGTTTCTGACTTCCTTATGGGAGATGTGGACAGCAGCTCAGGGTTGGGGATCCCCCAGACCAGAAGGAGCAGG TCTTTTGACAACGTCTCTGTGGATCCTGAGGGCTACGTTCCGGGGAGCAGGGATCTCGTTG GCCCAGGGGTGTCGCTGTCAAAAGAAGAAGAGGTTGACTTGGCTCTGCAGAAGAATGAGAGTGGGGTCGAGTCCGCTCTACTCTATGCAAAGACCTTGTCAAAGTACATTAAAGACCTCCTGGGGTGTATGGAGAAACGGCTGGCCATGG ATATTGAGTATGCCAAAAGCTATGCCAAAATGGCAGAGTCTGCAACGACGCTCACCAGTCAGCAG GACTACATGCCTCTAAGTGACATCTACGCTTCCACATTCAAGAACGAGATTGAATACAATCAGCTGCTCATTCAGACTTCATTGGCTCTCCAAAGCAATAAATTTATACAG CCTCTTCAGGCTCGCAAGAATGAACTGGACAAGTTGAGGAAGGACATTAAGGAGCAGTGGCAGAGAGAGCAAAAGAAAATG CAAGAGGTTGACACAACTTTGCGTAAGGCACGAGCTTTGAACGACCAGAGGAAAGAGGAGTACAGAAAAGCCCAGTCGTCTACAAACCGCTCCCAGGAGGAGCAGTCTAGTACTGGCAACAAACAGCTGGAGAAGAAGAGAAAGCTTGAGGAAGAGGCTATGCAGAAG GCTGAGGAAGCTCAGTACCATTTCCAAAGCTGCAGGGCTGACGCAGGCGTCAAACGGATGGATCTGGCCAATACCAAGAGCACGATCCTCACACAGATCCGAGAGATGATCTTCCAGTGTGACCTCACACTCAAAGCT gtgTCAGTGAACTGGTTTCAGATGCAGCAGGTGCAGACGGTGTCGCTCCCAACCCACTTCCAGGCCCTGAGTGAAAATGCCAAGTTGTATGAACCAGGTGGATGCTACGCTAACTTTGTCCGGAACCTGCCTAAAAACCTTCCTAAAGAGCATCTTCAGCCAGACTCCTTCTCTGAAAATTTCAG gtCTGGGTTTACCAAAAGGTCTCAAGGGAGCACCCATTCTTCCCATGGCAACCTGTCACAGGGCTCCATCACTTCCTGTGATGTTTTGAGCGGAGACGACGTAGACCACTCTCTTCACCGACCTTCAAAAATCAGTGAGCGAAGATCCAACAGCAGCACAGACATCCCAG CACTGAGGAGCCAGGCGCCGCTAAGAGCCTGGACCTCCAGCAGCCAGGGTGGGATGTGCAGCGACTCAGAGAGTGCTGGGGGCAGCAGCGAATCCAGATCCATGGACTCCCCCACCGCTAGCCCAG GTGATTTCAAACGACGGCTGCCCAGAACTCCCTCCACTGGGACCATGTCTTCAGCTGATGATCTGGATGACAGGGAGCCTCTCTCTCCTTTTGACAACG GTCTGGTAGAGATGGTGACAGAGACTTTAGGTTCTCCTGGTCCTTTCCGAAATACTCAGATGTCAAAAGCTGCTCAAACGCATAAGCTAAGAAAACTACGAGCCCCATCCAAGTGCAGAGAGTGTGACAGCCTGGTTGTTTTTCATGGAGCCGAATGTGAAGAG TGTTCCTTGGCATGCCATAAGAAATGCTTAGAGACACTCCCCATCCAGTGTGGTCACAAAAAGCTGCAGGGAAGGCTGCAGCTGTTCGGTATCGACTTCGCCCAAGCAGCGAAGAATTGTCCGGATGGAATCCCCTTTATAATCAAAAAGTGTACCACTGAGATCGAAAGTAGAGCCCTCAACATCAAG GGCATTTATCGTGTCAATGGGGCCAAATCCAGAGTGGAGAAGCTCTGTCAGGCGTTTGAAAACGGGAAGGATTTGGTTGAACTGTCTGAACTCTCACCTCACGACATCAGCAATGTCCTCAAACTCTACCTAAGACAG TTGCCAGAACCACTGATCCAGTATCGATTCTATAACAACCTTATTGGCTTGGCTAAAGAGTGTCAGAGAGTGATAGCAGAAGAAGCTGATAAACCTCCGAGTTCCCAGGCGGGAGAGAAAGGAGCACCAAGCGCCCAGATGAGCAGAGTCCTTTTGAAGGTCAAAGATCTGCTGCGTCAGCTGCCCACAACCAACTACAGGACTCTGCGTTACCTTATCACGCATCTGAACAG AGTGAGTAAACAGGCCGATGAGAACAAAATGAATGCAAGTAACCTGGGGATTATCTTCGGACCCACTCTGGTAAAACCAAGACAGATCGACGCAGAGGTGTCTCTCTCCTCTCTGGTGGATTACCCCTGCCAGGCACTGATGGTAGAGATGATGGTGAGACACTTTCACATGATCTTCGATGCAACTACTCCACCTGGTTCCGAAATCACCACCACCAGTGCACAAGCGTCTCCCAGACTGACCCCACAGGAGAAGGTGCGCCAGCTAAGCAGACACTCTACCTCGCTAACGGACATCAAGGAG AGTGCAAAAGTATACAAGAGATACTCCTCGGTAATCCCATCATCCCACATCCTGGATGAGGTGCATGAGGTCCAGGCTGGAAAAGACCAATCAGactcttcagctgcagagaagcTCAATGGGTTGCACACGTCAAGCGGACGAGAGGTCCAGAGATCAACCTTGGCGCTTAACCGCCCCAGCTCCTCGCTCTCCTACCACACCAACACCTTGCCAACAAAGGTCCAGCTGCGTAACCAGGTCGTTCGGCACGTTTCTCGACCGATCAGCATGCCGCTGGAACGCCTGCTGACACCTGCTCAGATTGCGGAGAGGAATAACCGTAACAAAACGGATGTGGTCGATGGAATTTCCGCTCAGAGGGACACAGAAACGATTCAGGAGATCCCAGAACCTGAGAGGGCTCGACAGAGTGGCTCATCCAGAATAAGCACCTATTACATTACACCTTTTATCGACACACAGACGATGCAGAGAAGGACTTGGGATAAGAAGTACAAGCATTATGACATGACATCCAGAACTGCCATGATAGTTGCCAATCTGCCACCCACCAGCTCTGGGTTGCAGCCGATGAAGGCCACGCTGCCCATCacggttggtgctgctgcaacTGCGTCCTCTGTGGTTACGACCACTAGCAGCGTGAGCACCATGTTCTCCAGCAGCCCTAGCATGCTGCCAGTCAAGTCTGTGTGGAGCtccaaaagtgaaaaagatgCAGAATCCTCTGCCAGCGGCTCGCCAAAAGTTTCACTAACACTCAGGGCTCCACGGACTCTACAACCCCCGCCGGGTACCTTCTACATCCCCCCGGTTTCCAGTAGCAGCAGATCCAGGACACTTTCCAGCTGGACTACAACCACAGCCACCAGCGCGTTGCTTACTTCTATCAACACTTCCCCAGGAGCCTCCCCTTCCACACCCCCAGTAAAAACACATCACCAGACTCAGGACTCCACAGACAGCGCCATTGACCCCGGGGTCTCGACCTCCCCCACTCTTTCTCCCCCCCAGTCTCCCTCTCCAAGCAGCCCCGATGACCTCAGCCCCACCGGGACCAAACCCATCTACCAAAGACTCCAACTGCTGCAGGAGAACGAACACAGAGAGGctcattttgtctga
- the LOC116722024 gene encoding rho GTPase-activating protein 29-like isoform X2 — protein sequence MGDVDSSSGLGIPQTRRSRSFDNVSVDPEGYVPGSRDLVGPGVSLSKEEEVDLALQKNESGVESALLYAKTLSKYIKDLLGCMEKRLAMDIEYAKSYAKMAESATTLTSQQDYMPLSDIYASTFKNEIEYNQLLIQTSLALQSNKFIQPLQARKNELDKLRKDIKEQWQREQKKMQEVDTTLRKARALNDQRKEEYRKAQSSTNRSQEEQSSTGNKQLEKKRKLEEEAMQKAEEAQYHFQSCRADAGVKRMDLANTKSTILTQIREMIFQCDLTLKAVSVNWFQMQQVQTVSLPTHFQALSENAKLYEPGGCYANFVRNLPKNLPKEHLQPDSFSENFRSGFTKRSQGSTHSSHGNLSQGSITSCDVLSGDDVDHSLHRPSKISERRSNSSTDIPALRSQAPLRAWTSSSQGGMCSDSESAGGSSESRSMDSPTASPGDFKRRLPRTPSTGTMSSADDLDDREPLSPFDNGLVEMVTETLGSPGPFRNTQMSKAAQTHKLRKLRAPSKCRECDSLVVFHGAECEECSLACHKKCLETLPIQCGHKKLQGRLQLFGIDFAQAAKNCPDGIPFIIKKCTTEIESRALNIKGIYRVNGAKSRVEKLCQAFENGKDLVELSELSPHDISNVLKLYLRQLPEPLIQYRFYNNLIGLAKECQRVIAEEADKPPSSQAGEKGAPSAQMSRVLLKVKDLLRQLPTTNYRTLRYLITHLNRVSKQADENKMNASNLGIIFGPTLVKPRQIDAEVSLSSLVDYPCQALMVEMMVRHFHMIFDATTPPGSEITTTSAQASPRLTPQEKVRQLSRHSTSLTDIKESAKVYKRYSSVIPSSHILDEVHEVQAGKDQSDSSAAEKLNGLHTSSGREVQRSTLALNRPSSSLSYHTNTLPTKVQLRNQVVRHVSRPISMPLERLLTPAQIAERNNRNKTDVVDGISAQRDTETIQEIPEPERARQSGSSRISTYYITPFIDTQTMQRRTWDKKYKHYDMTSRTAMIVANLPPTSSGLQPMKATLPITVGAAATASSVVTTTSSVSTMFSSSPSMLPVKSVWSSKSEKDAESSASGSPKVSLTLRAPRTLQPPPGTFYIPPVSSSSRSRTLSSWTTTTATSALLTSINTSPGASPSTPPVKTHHQTQDSTDSAIDPGVSTSPTLSPPQSPSPSSPDDLSPTGTKPIYQRLQLLQENEHREAHFV from the exons ATGGGAGATGTGGACAGCAGCTCAGGGTTGGGGATCCCCCAGACCAGAAGGAGCAGG TCTTTTGACAACGTCTCTGTGGATCCTGAGGGCTACGTTCCGGGGAGCAGGGATCTCGTTG GCCCAGGGGTGTCGCTGTCAAAAGAAGAAGAGGTTGACTTGGCTCTGCAGAAGAATGAGAGTGGGGTCGAGTCCGCTCTACTCTATGCAAAGACCTTGTCAAAGTACATTAAAGACCTCCTGGGGTGTATGGAGAAACGGCTGGCCATGG ATATTGAGTATGCCAAAAGCTATGCCAAAATGGCAGAGTCTGCAACGACGCTCACCAGTCAGCAG GACTACATGCCTCTAAGTGACATCTACGCTTCCACATTCAAGAACGAGATTGAATACAATCAGCTGCTCATTCAGACTTCATTGGCTCTCCAAAGCAATAAATTTATACAG CCTCTTCAGGCTCGCAAGAATGAACTGGACAAGTTGAGGAAGGACATTAAGGAGCAGTGGCAGAGAGAGCAAAAGAAAATG CAAGAGGTTGACACAACTTTGCGTAAGGCACGAGCTTTGAACGACCAGAGGAAAGAGGAGTACAGAAAAGCCCAGTCGTCTACAAACCGCTCCCAGGAGGAGCAGTCTAGTACTGGCAACAAACAGCTGGAGAAGAAGAGAAAGCTTGAGGAAGAGGCTATGCAGAAG GCTGAGGAAGCTCAGTACCATTTCCAAAGCTGCAGGGCTGACGCAGGCGTCAAACGGATGGATCTGGCCAATACCAAGAGCACGATCCTCACACAGATCCGAGAGATGATCTTCCAGTGTGACCTCACACTCAAAGCT gtgTCAGTGAACTGGTTTCAGATGCAGCAGGTGCAGACGGTGTCGCTCCCAACCCACTTCCAGGCCCTGAGTGAAAATGCCAAGTTGTATGAACCAGGTGGATGCTACGCTAACTTTGTCCGGAACCTGCCTAAAAACCTTCCTAAAGAGCATCTTCAGCCAGACTCCTTCTCTGAAAATTTCAG gtCTGGGTTTACCAAAAGGTCTCAAGGGAGCACCCATTCTTCCCATGGCAACCTGTCACAGGGCTCCATCACTTCCTGTGATGTTTTGAGCGGAGACGACGTAGACCACTCTCTTCACCGACCTTCAAAAATCAGTGAGCGAAGATCCAACAGCAGCACAGACATCCCAG CACTGAGGAGCCAGGCGCCGCTAAGAGCCTGGACCTCCAGCAGCCAGGGTGGGATGTGCAGCGACTCAGAGAGTGCTGGGGGCAGCAGCGAATCCAGATCCATGGACTCCCCCACCGCTAGCCCAG GTGATTTCAAACGACGGCTGCCCAGAACTCCCTCCACTGGGACCATGTCTTCAGCTGATGATCTGGATGACAGGGAGCCTCTCTCTCCTTTTGACAACG GTCTGGTAGAGATGGTGACAGAGACTTTAGGTTCTCCTGGTCCTTTCCGAAATACTCAGATGTCAAAAGCTGCTCAAACGCATAAGCTAAGAAAACTACGAGCCCCATCCAAGTGCAGAGAGTGTGACAGCCTGGTTGTTTTTCATGGAGCCGAATGTGAAGAG TGTTCCTTGGCATGCCATAAGAAATGCTTAGAGACACTCCCCATCCAGTGTGGTCACAAAAAGCTGCAGGGAAGGCTGCAGCTGTTCGGTATCGACTTCGCCCAAGCAGCGAAGAATTGTCCGGATGGAATCCCCTTTATAATCAAAAAGTGTACCACTGAGATCGAAAGTAGAGCCCTCAACATCAAG GGCATTTATCGTGTCAATGGGGCCAAATCCAGAGTGGAGAAGCTCTGTCAGGCGTTTGAAAACGGGAAGGATTTGGTTGAACTGTCTGAACTCTCACCTCACGACATCAGCAATGTCCTCAAACTCTACCTAAGACAG TTGCCAGAACCACTGATCCAGTATCGATTCTATAACAACCTTATTGGCTTGGCTAAAGAGTGTCAGAGAGTGATAGCAGAAGAAGCTGATAAACCTCCGAGTTCCCAGGCGGGAGAGAAAGGAGCACCAAGCGCCCAGATGAGCAGAGTCCTTTTGAAGGTCAAAGATCTGCTGCGTCAGCTGCCCACAACCAACTACAGGACTCTGCGTTACCTTATCACGCATCTGAACAG AGTGAGTAAACAGGCCGATGAGAACAAAATGAATGCAAGTAACCTGGGGATTATCTTCGGACCCACTCTGGTAAAACCAAGACAGATCGACGCAGAGGTGTCTCTCTCCTCTCTGGTGGATTACCCCTGCCAGGCACTGATGGTAGAGATGATGGTGAGACACTTTCACATGATCTTCGATGCAACTACTCCACCTGGTTCCGAAATCACCACCACCAGTGCACAAGCGTCTCCCAGACTGACCCCACAGGAGAAGGTGCGCCAGCTAAGCAGACACTCTACCTCGCTAACGGACATCAAGGAG AGTGCAAAAGTATACAAGAGATACTCCTCGGTAATCCCATCATCCCACATCCTGGATGAGGTGCATGAGGTCCAGGCTGGAAAAGACCAATCAGactcttcagctgcagagaagcTCAATGGGTTGCACACGTCAAGCGGACGAGAGGTCCAGAGATCAACCTTGGCGCTTAACCGCCCCAGCTCCTCGCTCTCCTACCACACCAACACCTTGCCAACAAAGGTCCAGCTGCGTAACCAGGTCGTTCGGCACGTTTCTCGACCGATCAGCATGCCGCTGGAACGCCTGCTGACACCTGCTCAGATTGCGGAGAGGAATAACCGTAACAAAACGGATGTGGTCGATGGAATTTCCGCTCAGAGGGACACAGAAACGATTCAGGAGATCCCAGAACCTGAGAGGGCTCGACAGAGTGGCTCATCCAGAATAAGCACCTATTACATTACACCTTTTATCGACACACAGACGATGCAGAGAAGGACTTGGGATAAGAAGTACAAGCATTATGACATGACATCCAGAACTGCCATGATAGTTGCCAATCTGCCACCCACCAGCTCTGGGTTGCAGCCGATGAAGGCCACGCTGCCCATCacggttggtgctgctgcaacTGCGTCCTCTGTGGTTACGACCACTAGCAGCGTGAGCACCATGTTCTCCAGCAGCCCTAGCATGCTGCCAGTCAAGTCTGTGTGGAGCtccaaaagtgaaaaagatgCAGAATCCTCTGCCAGCGGCTCGCCAAAAGTTTCACTAACACTCAGGGCTCCACGGACTCTACAACCCCCGCCGGGTACCTTCTACATCCCCCCGGTTTCCAGTAGCAGCAGATCCAGGACACTTTCCAGCTGGACTACAACCACAGCCACCAGCGCGTTGCTTACTTCTATCAACACTTCCCCAGGAGCCTCCCCTTCCACACCCCCAGTAAAAACACATCACCAGACTCAGGACTCCACAGACAGCGCCATTGACCCCGGGGTCTCGACCTCCCCCACTCTTTCTCCCCCCCAGTCTCCCTCTCCAAGCAGCCCCGATGACCTCAGCCCCACCGGGACCAAACCCATCTACCAAAGACTCCAACTGCTGCAGGAGAACGAACACAGAGAGGctcattttgtctga